CGCGCGCGAGAGTTGAAGGCCATCAACCAGATCATCGGCGAGATGCACGAAGAGGGCGTGGCGGACGGCGACGCGCAGATGCAGCAGGCCCGTGAGACGCTGTTGCCACGGTTCCTCGCGCAGTTCCACAGCGCCGTCCGTGAGACCTTCACGACGTTGTACTATCCCACCCGCAACCGGCTAGCCAAGGTGGACTTTCTCATGGAGTTCAAGGGGAACCGCTACGATGGCGAAGAACAGGTGCGTGACGCGCTCGCCGGCAAGCAGAAGTACACCACCGACGTGGCTGGTGATGTCTATCGCAAAAAGATCGAAGCGCGGCTGTTCACCCAGCAGTCGATGCTGTGGTCGGAGATCGAGCGCCGCGCCGCCACGTCGCCGGAATGGCAATGGCACCGACCCGACGCCTTGACCAGAATCAAAGCGGACTGCATTCACCAGGACCTGTGGCGGGAGGAAGGCAACTACGTCAACAAGGGGCCGTTCCCTAAGCCCGCGACCACCGTGCGTGTCAAGGAACTGTCGCGCGACGACGGAACGGGGCGAGCGAAGCTGCGCCTCACGCCGGTCAACGCCGATAGACTGTTTGCGGACTACGGCGGCCCGGCGACGCCGGCATCCATGCAGGTCGAGGGCCGCGATTTCGAGACCCCGGAACTCAGGGTTTCGTTTCTTGCCGTGGACTCCAGCGGTGGGCACGAGACCGGGGATCCGGTGGAGTGGACCAACCGCGTCACGCTGCAATCCCGCGAATACACGGAGGGCGATGAGCGCATGATGGAAATCCGCGCCGCGCCCGCCGTCCCCATCCGTTATTCCACCGACGGCACCGATCCCAAGGTCGCCGGCGGCGCCTACGACGGGCCGTTTGCGGTCCCGCTTGGCGCGCGCCTGATCCTTGCCGTGGCCGAGAAGGACGGCATCGTTTCGGAACTACACCAGCGCGAGATTGCCGAAAAGCCTGCCGAGAAGCCCATCGACAAGACTAATCCGGCGGCATGGTCCCCTGACGGCGGATTCGAGTTCTCCACCACCCGCACGGCCTACGGCTTCATGACCCGCTTGAAGAAACATGCGGGAAACGCGGGCGGCCTGCGCTTGAGCGTTCAGTCCGATGGAAGCGGACCATGGAGCGAGCTCAGTCTCTCCAGCGACATCGTACTGGACGGCGAAACCATCGAGCGGGCAGTGGAACACTTGAGAGAACTCGTTGCCGACGGCGAAGTGTCCATTGTGGCGAAGGGCATCCACTTCGACACGGGCCAGCGCTTCCTGGACTTCATTGCCGAAATCAAGACGGCCTACAGACGCGAGGACGTGGTGCCATGAACGCGCCGCCCCGGTCCAAGTGCTCGGGATTCGGCTTTCAGCCGGAGGAGTCGGAACACCACTTCGTAGTCACCGTGCCCGGCGGTCATATACAGGAGGTGCTGATCGCTGAGCACGTGCGTTTCGATGCGAACACGCGCCGCGCCGCGCCGTCGTTGGGTGTGGGCATTCAGGATGCCAAACTCCGGGTGGCCTTACCGCGCACCAAATGGGATGCCATCGCCGACGAGGCACGGACGGAGTTCAACCGCCGCCTCGCGAAACAGGGCCTGCCCGCGGCGCGCTGGAAACGGGGTGACAATCCGCTTGCCCGGTTGTTGGGCAAGGAGTTGACCTTGCTTGCCTGGGCTGTCGAAGACGCCGACCCTGCACTCATCCCCACTGCCATCAAGAACTGGATGGGACTAGCGCCCGAGGAGCGCTGGTGGCTGTTCACCATGACCAACGCGGCCACCGGCCACGCCCTGCACGGCCGGAACAAGGGCTGGCGCAAGGCGGTGCGCTTCGCGCTGACCGAAAACCCGGTGACGGGTGACAGTCAGGAGCGTCAGGCCGAGATATTTCGGCTGGTGTCAACAGAGGAAGGGAAAGAAGAACCGCCGACCCGCAAGATCGACTCCCGACGCAGGGCCGCTCAGGCAGGGACAGCCGGTGCTTGAGCTCTCAACGCAACCATTGTTGTTGCGAAATGGATATGGGACGGCCTGAGGAGAGACACAATTCGTCCGCCGACCAACTCTCCATGGTTGGTACGGAAACAGGTAATGGCGCCCCTAATCCGTCATTCCCGCGCAAGCGGGAATCTAGGAAGGGCGGGGTTGACATCGCCCCGAGCTTCATCGAAACCCAGTTTCCGGTTTCGCGGCTGTCAAAGGAGAGTTACAAGGAACGCGACGCCAAGAATGGCCAGACCCTCACAGGTTTCGGCAAGTGGTGGGGCCGCAAGCCCCTCATCATGGTGCGAGCGGTTATCCTCGGGCTACTCATGCCCGCCACCGATGACCCCCGAAAGGATCTGGAGGTTCTCCTCTCACTCTTGACCATGGACGAGGACGGCCTGTGGCAGCGCAAGTACAAGAATATCCCGCTCAAGGAAGTCTATGGGCTTCTGTCGCCGGCAGAACGGCAACAGTGGTTTACAGATGCCGGAGACCTGAACCGTCCGAAGCTCAAACCGGGCCTGAAGACCCGCGACAAGCAACGGCTGCAACGCATGGTCTTCGACCGGATGAGCTATGACGAGAAGCTAACCTGGTGCGTCCGGCCCGAGCACCTGGATGGCCCTTCACCCGACGCTTGGCAACGCATCAACGAACACCTAGGTACGAACGCGGCGAGCTTGCCGGAACTGACGAAAGAGTTGGGCGAGCGCCGTTTCGGACACGCGCCACGGCTTGGCGACGCCTTCTGCGGCGGCGGCAGTGTTCCCTTTGAAGCCGCCCGGCTTGGCTGCGAAGCCTTTGGTTCCGATCTCAACCCAGTGGCAGCGTTGCTCACCTGGGGCGCACTCAATATCGTTGGTGGCGGCGACAAAGTTGCCGCGAGCATCCGGAAGGCGCAGGCCGAAGTGTTCGACGCGGTGGATCGGCAGGTCACAGAATGGCGCATCGAGCACAATGACCTCGGCTGGCGCGCCGACGCCTTTCTCTACAGTACGGAGGCGACTTGCCCCGAATGCGGCTGGCAGGTGCCGTTGGCACCGAGTTGGGTTATAGGGAAGAAGCCACGAACCATCGCGCAGTTGCGCCCAGAACCGCTGCAGAAGCGCTTCGCTATCGACATCCGCTCCGGCGTCAGCAGCGACGACTTAGCTGCGGCGCGCAACGCCGGCAC
The nucleotide sequence above comes from Deltaproteobacteria bacterium. Encoded proteins:
- a CDS encoding DUF3780 domain-containing protein, with product MNAPPRSKCSGFGFQPEESEHHFVVTVPGGHIQEVLIAEHVRFDANTRRAAPSLGVGIQDAKLRVALPRTKWDAIADEARTEFNRRLAKQGLPAARWKRGDNPLARLLGKELTLLAWAVEDADPALIPTAIKNWMGLAPEERWWLFTMTNAATGHALHGRNKGWRKAVRFALTENPVTGDSQERQAEIFRLVSTEEGKEEPPTRKIDSRRRAAQAGTAGA